A single region of the Crocosphaera sp. UHCC 0190 genome encodes:
- a CDS encoding PP2C family serine/threonine-protein phosphatase: protein MTETVATTQCSKPECQAANSLDNKFCEQCGTPLLKRYLWPLGNWIESYQVGQLIDERYLLKAEKIVLDTKPGIPPTFNEDIPDKLRNYLRLFPYRLHLPQIYSYYSLISEPETVEETPPPVTEETPPPVTEETPPPVTEETSPKKAKKKKSRKPPRILLQEFDPAAVCLLEYGTIPLDEAGEPCYPTLLPQLTEVWADYQDNPLRQLNWLWQMAKLWQPLEGQRMVSSLLNPFLVRVNGGNIQLLELHKDEHNYHSIKELGQFWLSLVDDASPLIVDYLKTLCEYLQRGKIPHPEYLLHYFDNALTYCGQWYELQYQIFTQTDAGPTRHHNEDACYPQSGEFNQPSPEFPNFTLVCDGVGGQDGGEIASQLAIDTLVQEIPKLPVFRESWNSQHCLQQLGEVIALTNNLISKRNDAEHRQDRQRMGTTLVLTLARGPEIYLAHVGDSRIYQITTTGCHQVTIDDDLASREVRLGYLFYRDAIKYPNSGALVQALGMSNSTNLHPNVERLIIDEDCIFLLCSDGLSDYDRIDQYWDSEIAPILKEKKDLSTVGKQLIELANEKNGHDNVTIGLVYCQVKLTNLNPTPLMMAAIETSLASLTEGEPTEDSLDDTSQDLIPTEPLSPSAVAQPQPQKISPLLLSAFGLLILIIAAGAYGFGQLFKPNDTPSPNPSPSNSVISPVRPNSGK, encoded by the coding sequence ATGACAGAAACTGTGGCAACCACTCAATGTTCTAAACCTGAATGCCAAGCTGCAAACTCGCTAGACAACAAATTCTGCGAACAATGCGGAACACCTTTGCTTAAGCGTTATTTATGGCCCTTAGGTAATTGGATAGAATCCTACCAAGTTGGTCAACTCATTGATGAACGGTATCTCCTCAAGGCCGAGAAGATTGTTTTAGACACCAAACCAGGAATTCCCCCCACATTTAACGAAGACATCCCCGATAAACTCAGGAATTATTTAAGATTATTTCCCTATCGTCTCCATTTGCCGCAAATTTATAGTTATTATTCTTTAATCAGCGAACCCGAAACCGTTGAAGAAACTCCCCCTCCGGTAACGGAAGAAACTCCTCCTCCAGTAACGGAAGAAACTCCTCCTCCAGTAACGGAAGAAACTTCCCCCAAGAAAGCGAAAAAGAAAAAATCGAGAAAACCGCCAAGAATTCTCCTTCAAGAATTTGATCCTGCTGCAGTGTGTTTACTGGAATACGGGACTATTCCCTTAGATGAGGCAGGAGAACCCTGTTATCCTACTTTATTACCTCAATTAACCGAAGTTTGGGCAGATTATCAAGACAATCCTTTGCGACAATTAAACTGGTTGTGGCAAATGGCCAAATTGTGGCAACCCCTAGAAGGACAGCGCATGGTGTCTAGTTTACTCAATCCTTTTCTCGTCAGGGTTAATGGGGGCAATATTCAACTGTTGGAACTCCACAAAGACGAACATAACTATCACAGTATTAAAGAATTAGGTCAGTTTTGGTTATCCTTGGTTGACGACGCATCTCCCCTGATTGTTGATTACCTAAAAACCCTTTGTGAATACCTGCAACGGGGTAAAATTCCCCATCCTGAATATCTTCTCCATTACTTTGACAATGCCTTAACCTATTGCGGACAATGGTACGAACTACAATATCAAATTTTTACCCAAACCGATGCCGGGCCAACGCGCCATCATAACGAAGATGCTTGTTATCCCCAGTCAGGAGAATTTAACCAACCCTCTCCAGAGTTTCCCAATTTTACTTTGGTTTGTGATGGCGTTGGTGGACAAGATGGGGGAGAAATTGCTTCTCAATTAGCCATTGATACCTTAGTCCAGGAAATTCCTAAACTCCCCGTTTTCCGAGAAAGTTGGAATTCTCAACACTGTCTACAACAGTTGGGAGAGGTGATCGCTTTAACTAATAATCTCATTAGTAAACGCAATGACGCAGAACACCGTCAAGATCGACAACGGATGGGAACTACCCTAGTTTTAACTTTAGCTCGTGGCCCTGAAATTTATCTAGCTCATGTGGGAGACTCCCGCATCTACCAAATCACTACCACCGGTTGTCATCAAGTCACCATTGATGATGATTTAGCTTCTAGAGAAGTTCGTCTAGGCTATTTATTCTATCGAGATGCTATTAAATATCCCAACTCAGGGGCCCTGGTGCAAGCTTTGGGCATGAGTAATTCCACCAATTTGCATCCTAATGTGGAACGTCTCATCATTGATGAGGATTGTATCTTTTTATTGTGTTCCGATGGGTTAAGTGATTATGATCGGATCGATCAATATTGGGACAGTGAAATTGCCCCTATCCTCAAAGAAAAAAAAGATCTCTCGACAGTTGGTAAACAATTAATTGAGTTAGCTAATGAGAAAAATGGCCATGACAACGTGACTATTGGCTTAGTTTATTGTCAAGTAAAATTAACTAATCTTAACCCAACGCCTCTGATGATGGCAGCCATAGAAACATCCCTCGCCAGTTTAACGGAAGGAGAACCGACCGAAGACAGCCTAGATGATACTTCCCAGGATCTCATCCCTACAGAACCCCTTAGCCCGTCTGCGGTTGCTCAACCTCAACCCCAAAAAATTTCACCACTTTTACTCAGTGCCTTCGGGCTATTAATTCTTATTATCGCTGCTGGTGCTTATGGCTTTGGACAACTTTTCAAACCCAATGACACCCCCTCCCCTAACCCATCCCCTTCAAACTCTGTAATCTCCCCTGTTCGGCCAAACTCTGGGAAGTGA
- a CDS encoding ABC transporter ATP-binding protein/permease, whose translation MPKPRFEFNRKLVFHFIETAQPYFFPTDFRQSWVFFGLLGVLVIAVISFTFFLTVGLTLLGNVIFPDFFSAVADGLVKNVNDLINSNVPYLAIAGLLISGLIFLSQKSKIGDKWKQWSLLWCLLFLLFVVNGLNVILSYVFRFIDTSLNEKDATVFWQFMILYGIVLVAAVPIIVSYRYLRQKLGLLWREWLTKHFIKRYFEHRAYYELDSNSINTEVDNPDQRITQDIKAFTGVTLDFILDILDSILTLLSFTVILYSISKELTWGLLVYAAFGTAVALIVGSRLVRINYNQLRLEANFRYGMVRVRDNAESIAFYRGEGLERRQVIEQLTAAIKNFDLLIIWQSIISLFQLGYNYFTRLIPYIIIAPLYLKGDLDFGAIAQASVAFSLVLGALSLVTNRIQDITEFAASINRLGEFYESLNPESFKKEKSQTSFINTQDSSNVSLENVTLQPPNSDRILIENLSLAVSSNNNLLIMGASGTGKSSLLRAIAGLWNSGDGIILRPQPEDILFLPQRPYMIVGTLREQLLYPNPKNEINDEQLNSVLKTVNLPNLMEQVGGFDAEENWENVLSLGEQQRVAFARILITKPRYAILDEATSALDVKNEEALYQELSHMGTTYISVGHRPTLTQYHQQLLEIFDGGTWEVKGIQN comes from the coding sequence ATGCCCAAGCCCCGTTTTGAATTTAATCGTAAACTTGTCTTTCATTTTATTGAGACTGCACAACCCTATTTTTTCCCCACTGACTTCCGACAAAGTTGGGTATTTTTTGGACTGTTAGGGGTTTTAGTCATTGCTGTTATTAGTTTTACTTTTTTCTTAACAGTTGGATTGACTTTATTAGGTAATGTTATTTTTCCTGATTTTTTTAGTGCTGTTGCTGATGGACTGGTAAAAAATGTTAATGATCTGATTAATTCTAATGTTCCTTATCTTGCCATAGCAGGTTTATTAATTAGTGGGTTGATTTTCCTTTCTCAAAAATCTAAAATAGGAGATAAGTGGAAACAATGGTCACTTTTATGGTGTCTCTTATTTCTGTTATTTGTCGTTAATGGATTAAATGTAATACTCAGTTATGTTTTCCGGTTTATTGATACTTCTTTAAATGAAAAAGATGCTACCGTATTCTGGCAATTTATGATCCTTTATGGCATTGTTTTAGTGGCGGCTGTTCCCATTATTGTTTCTTACCGTTATTTACGCCAAAAATTAGGTTTATTATGGCGAGAATGGCTAACAAAGCATTTTATAAAACGATATTTTGAACATCGAGCTTATTATGAATTAGATTCCAATTCTATTAATACAGAAGTAGATAACCCCGATCAACGAATTACCCAAGATATTAAAGCTTTTACGGGGGTTACATTAGATTTTATTCTCGATATTCTTGACTCAATTTTAACTCTCTTATCCTTTACAGTCATTCTCTATAGTATCTCCAAAGAATTAACTTGGGGTTTATTAGTTTATGCTGCGTTTGGAACAGCAGTTGCGTTAATCGTGGGGAGTCGTTTAGTGCGTATCAATTATAATCAATTACGGTTAGAAGCAAACTTTCGTTATGGTATGGTAAGGGTCAGAGATAATGCAGAATCTATTGCATTTTACCGGGGGGAAGGATTAGAAAGACGGCAAGTTATTGAACAATTGACAGCCGCTATTAAAAACTTTGATTTGTTAATTATTTGGCAATCAATTATTAGTTTGTTTCAGTTGGGATATAATTATTTTACTCGTTTAATCCCCTATATTATTATCGCTCCTTTATACTTAAAGGGAGACTTAGATTTTGGAGCGATCGCTCAAGCAAGTGTGGCTTTTAGTTTAGTTTTAGGGGCCCTTTCTTTAGTTACAAATAGAATTCAAGATATTACAGAATTTGCTGCTAGTATCAACCGTTTAGGAGAATTTTATGAGTCTTTAAACCCCGAATCTTTCAAGAAAGAGAAGTCACAAACTAGCTTTATTAATACTCAAGATTCGTCTAACGTTTCTCTAGAAAACGTTACATTACAGCCGCCAAATTCTGACAGGATTTTAATTGAAAATTTGTCCTTAGCTGTTAGTTCTAACAACAATTTATTAATTATGGGAGCAAGTGGAACAGGAAAAAGTTCCCTACTGCGGGCCATTGCAGGATTATGGAATTCAGGAGATGGCATAATTCTGCGTCCCCAACCCGAAGACATCCTATTTCTACCCCAACGTCCCTACATGATCGTCGGAACTTTGCGGGAACAATTGTTATATCCTAATCCCAAAAATGAGATTAATGATGAACAATTAAACAGCGTTTTAAAAACAGTTAATTTACCTAATTTAATGGAACAAGTTGGGGGTTTTGATGCTGAAGAAAACTGGGAAAATGTGCTATCTTTAGGCGAACAACAACGGGTTGCTTTTGCGAGAATTTTGATTACTAAACCTCGCTATGCTATCTTAGATGAAGCGACAAGTGCCTTAGATGTCAAAAATGAAGAAGCACTCTATCAAGAATTATCCCACATGGGAACGACTTATATTAGTGTCGGTCATCGGCCAACCTTAACCCAATACCATCAACAATTATTAGAAATATTTGATGGAGGAACATGGGAAGTTAAAGGAATACAAAATTAG
- a CDS encoding DUF1269 domain-containing protein, which produces MSDLIAIAYDDEYKAEEVRLTLAKLQKAHLIELEDAAVVVKNEKGEIKLKQAINLTAAGAASGSFWGLLIGTLFLSPLVGVAVGALSGALSGALSDIGVDDDFMRELGENLTPGSSALFVLLTKVTPDKVLEEVAPFGGKVLKTSLSKDDETQLQEVLTNRGIKPQAIDM; this is translated from the coding sequence ATGAGTGACTTAATTGCGATCGCTTACGATGATGAATACAAAGCAGAAGAAGTCCGTCTGACTTTAGCGAAACTACAAAAAGCGCATTTAATTGAACTTGAAGATGCTGCGGTTGTAGTCAAAAACGAAAAAGGTGAAATTAAACTCAAACAGGCCATTAATTTAACTGCTGCGGGTGCGGCCAGTGGAAGTTTTTGGGGTCTTCTCATCGGAACCTTGTTTTTGTCCCCCTTGGTTGGGGTTGCTGTAGGTGCTTTAAGTGGTGCTTTAAGTGGTGCTTTAAGCGATATTGGGGTCGATGATGACTTTATGCGGGAATTAGGAGAAAACCTCACCCCAGGAAGTTCTGCTTTGTTTGTTTTACTCACCAAAGTTACCCCGGATAAGGTACTCGAAGAAGTTGCACCTTTTGGGGGAAAAGTGTTAAAAACATCCTTAAGTAAAGATGATGAAACTCAGTTACAAGAGGTTTTAACTAACCGAGGAATTAAACCTCAAGCCATTGATATGTAG
- a CDS encoding type II toxin-antitoxin system Phd/YefM family antitoxin, translating to MGMRSLSYQEAENTFTNTLNHVACGLEHIKIQQPGQEPVYMIPAKDYELFIKLVEQAEDKIDLEEAEKRMNNPEEERLTFEQFFNELEVKSESAQNRI from the coding sequence ATGGGAATGCGTTCTTTATCTTATCAAGAAGCAGAAAATACTTTCACAAACACCCTAAATCATGTAGCTTGTGGTTTAGAACATATTAAAATTCAACAGCCTGGACAAGAACCAGTTTACATGATTCCCGCAAAAGACTATGAACTCTTTATCAAACTTGTAGAACAAGCAGAAGACAAAATTGATCTTGAAGAAGCAGAAAAAAGGATGAATAATCCTGAAGAAGAAAGACTGACCTTTGAGCAATTTTTTAATGAATTAGAGGTTAAAAGTGAGTCTGCACAGAATAGAATTTGA
- a CDS encoding type II toxin-antitoxin system HicB family antitoxin: MQYKVNLKQTEEGYAVWCPSLPGCASQGITKEEALENIQDAIISYLEVSKELNNGIESFYVEVELNHA; the protein is encoded by the coding sequence ATGCAATATAAAGTCAACCTCAAACAAACAGAAGAAGGGTATGCAGTTTGGTGTCCTAGTTTACCTGGATGTGCTTCTCAAGGAATAACAAAAGAAGAAGCTCTTGAGAATATTCAAGATGCAATTATTTCTTATTTAGAAGTGTCTAAAGAATTAAATAATGGGATTGAATCTTTTTATGTAGAAGTTGAATTAAATCATGCCTAA
- a CDS encoding type II toxin-antitoxin system HicA family toxin gives MPNVPGINHQRAIKAFEKAGFQIIRQGKHITMTDGEHILIIPRANPINGYTMGAIIKGSGMTVQEFKKLL, from the coding sequence ATGCCTAATGTTCCTGGAATTAATCATCAACGAGCAATCAAAGCATTTGAAAAAGCAGGTTTTCAGATTATTCGACAGGGTAAACATATTACTATGACTGATGGAGAACATATTTTAATCATTCCTAGAGCAAATCCGATTAATGGTTATACAATGGGAGCAATTATTAAAGGTTCAGGAATGACAGTTCAAGAGTTTAAGAAACTTCTATAA
- a CDS encoding BrnT family toxin has translation MTYQWNPDKANANLRKHGIDFADAVSVFSDDLAITIEDERFNEERFITIGVDFFGRILVIVHTWRGSDIRLISARKATRTERQQYMDR, from the coding sequence ATGACCTATCAGTGGAACCCAGATAAAGCTAATGCTAATTTGCGTAAGCATGGGATTGACTTTGCTGATGCAGTTTCTGTCTTTTCTGATGATCTTGCTATTACTATAGAAGATGAAAGGTTTAACGAAGAGCGATTTATCACCATTGGGGTTGATTTTTTTGGAAGAATTCTTGTTATTGTCCACACTTGGCGAGGTAGTGATATCCGTCTAATTTCAGCCCGTAAAGCCACTCGTACTGAACGTCAACAATATATGGATAGATAA
- a CDS encoding BrnA antitoxin family protein, with translation METEYDFSKGKRGAIDPISSNQTRITLNLDNDIIDWFRQQIHLTGGGNYQTLINEALRQHIQQHNESLEETFRRVLREELNL, from the coding sequence ATGGAAACTGAATACGATTTTAGCAAAGGTAAAAGAGGAGCAATTGATCCTATATCATCAAATCAAACACGGATTACTCTTAATTTAGATAATGATATTATTGACTGGTTTCGTCAACAAATTCATTTAACAGGAGGAGGAAATTATCAAACCCTAATTAATGAAGCATTACGTCAACATATTCAACAGCACAATGAATCCTTAGAAGAGACATTTCGCCGAGTTTTGCGAGAAGAGTTAAACCTCTAG
- the thrS gene encoding threonine--tRNA ligase, with protein MVKQTASPEVSEQQPIKLPRTSESDTLKRIRHTMSHVMAMAVQKLFPKAQVTIGPWTETGFYYDFDVPEPFTEQDLKAIKKEMIKIINKKLPVLKEEVTFEEAKKRITELKEPYKLEILEGLQPPITLYHLGDQWWDLCAGPHVETTAELNPKAFDIESVAGAYWRGDETKAQLQRIYGTAWETPEQLAEYKRRKEEALKRDHRKLGKELGLFIFSDPVGPGLPLWTPKGTIIRSTLEDFLKQEQLKRGYLQVVTPHIGRVDLFKISGHWQNYKEDMFPMMAENEEEKLKEIGFALKPMNCPFHIQIYKSELRSYRDLPMRLAEFGTVYRYEQSGELGGLTRVRGFTVDDSHLFVTPDQLDDEFLSVVDLILSVFKSLQLKNFKARLSFRDPNSDKYIGSDEAWEKSQNAIRRAVQTLDMNYFEAEGEAAFYGPKLDFIFQDALEREWQLGTVQVDYNLPQRFELEYVAEDGTRQRPVMIHRAPFGSLERLIGILIEEYAGDFPLWLSPIQIRLLPVSDVQLDYAKEVVKKMQLLGIRAEADTSGERLGKMIRNGEKEKIPVMAVVGAKEVESHSLSIRTRASGELGIMTVDEVIEKLTDAITNHSNF; from the coding sequence ATGGTTAAACAGACTGCATCACCGGAAGTATCCGAACAACAACCCATCAAACTACCGCGCACCAGCGAATCTGATACCCTAAAGCGTATCCGTCACACCATGTCCCATGTGATGGCCATGGCCGTACAAAAATTGTTTCCGAAAGCGCAAGTCACCATCGGCCCTTGGACTGAAACAGGGTTTTACTATGATTTTGATGTTCCTGAACCCTTTACCGAACAAGACTTAAAGGCCATCAAAAAAGAGATGATCAAAATCATCAACAAAAAACTTCCCGTCCTCAAAGAAGAAGTTACCTTTGAAGAAGCAAAAAAACGGATTACAGAGCTTAAAGAACCCTATAAACTGGAAATCCTGGAAGGTTTACAACCCCCCATCACCCTCTATCATTTAGGGGATCAATGGTGGGATTTATGCGCGGGGCCTCATGTGGAAACCACCGCAGAGTTAAACCCCAAAGCATTTGACATTGAATCGGTTGCAGGAGCATATTGGAGAGGAGATGAAACGAAAGCGCAACTACAACGCATCTATGGGACTGCTTGGGAAACTCCCGAACAGTTGGCCGAGTATAAACGACGCAAGGAAGAAGCATTAAAGCGTGACCACCGCAAGTTAGGGAAGGAATTAGGGTTATTTATCTTTTCTGACCCCGTTGGGCCTGGTTTACCCCTCTGGACTCCTAAAGGGACTATTATTCGCTCTACTTTGGAAGATTTTTTGAAGCAAGAACAACTTAAACGGGGTTATCTTCAGGTGGTGACTCCCCATATTGGTCGAGTTGACTTGTTTAAAATTTCTGGTCATTGGCAAAATTATAAGGAAGATATGTTTCCGATGATGGCCGAAAATGAGGAGGAAAAACTCAAAGAAATTGGGTTTGCTTTAAAACCGATGAACTGTCCTTTTCACATCCAAATTTATAAAAGTGAGTTACGATCTTATCGTGATTTACCGATGAGATTAGCAGAATTTGGAACGGTTTATCGTTATGAACAATCAGGAGAATTAGGAGGGTTAACTCGTGTTCGCGGGTTTACCGTTGATGACTCCCATTTGTTTGTAACTCCCGATCAATTGGATGATGAATTTCTCAGTGTTGTGGATTTAATTCTTTCCGTTTTTAAGAGTTTGCAACTGAAGAATTTTAAGGCAAGATTGAGTTTTCGTGATCCTAATTCTGATAAATATATTGGGTCAGATGAAGCTTGGGAAAAGTCACAAAATGCCATCCGTCGCGCTGTGCAAACTTTGGATATGAACTATTTTGAAGCTGAAGGAGAGGCGGCATTTTATGGGCCAAAACTTGACTTTATTTTCCAAGATGCTTTAGAAAGAGAATGGCAACTCGGAACTGTTCAAGTTGATTATAATTTACCCCAAAGGTTTGAGTTAGAATATGTAGCAGAAGATGGCACTCGTCAACGGCCTGTAATGATTCACCGTGCGCCTTTTGGGTCTTTAGAACGGTTAATTGGTATTCTAATTGAGGAGTATGCAGGGGATTTTCCTTTGTGGTTATCACCCATTCAAATACGTCTTTTACCTGTTAGTGATGTCCAGTTAGATTATGCTAAAGAAGTGGTCAAGAAAATGCAATTATTAGGCATTCGTGCTGAAGCTGATACTTCTGGTGAAAGACTGGGTAAAATGATTCGCAATGGGGAGAAAGAAAAGATCCCAGTTATGGCAGTTGTTGGGGCCAAAGAAGTGGAGTCTCATAGTTTAAGTATTCGGACTCGTGCATCAGGAGAATTAGGAATAATGACTGTTGATGAAGTGATAGAAAAGTTAACCGATGCTATCACTAATCATAGTAATTTTTAG
- a CDS encoding putative toxin-antitoxin system toxin component, PIN family produces MLKVVLDTSVFVSAILSKNRETSPSIILNKWQQGSFSLVISPQLQEELILVLLRKGISSELIENLVIIIETLALKIEGVYQATILDKIDPKDNMFLAASYEAKADYLVSLDNHLLSLKFYHGTQILTPSLFLKVLET; encoded by the coding sequence ATGTTAAAAGTCGTTTTAGATACCTCAGTTTTTGTATCAGCTATTTTGAGTAAAAATAGAGAAACATCTCCATCAATTATTTTAAATAAATGGCAACAAGGAAGTTTTAGTTTAGTGATTTCTCCTCAGTTACAAGAAGAATTAATTCTTGTTCTTTTACGAAAAGGAATTAGCTCAGAATTGATTGAAAATTTAGTGATTATTATTGAAACTTTAGCCTTAAAGATAGAAGGCGTTTATCAAGCAACTATTTTAGATAAAATAGATCCCAAAGATAATATGTTTTTAGCAGCGTCTTATGAAGCTAAAGCTGATTATTTGGTATCCCTTGACAATCATTTACTATCTTTAAAGTTTTATCATGGAACACAAATTTTAACCCCAAGTTTATTTTTAAAAGTTTTGGAAACATAG
- a CDS encoding PEP-CTERM sorting domain-containing protein (PEP-CTERM proteins occur, often in large numbers, in the proteomes of bacteria that also encode an exosortase, a predicted intramembrane cysteine proteinase. The presence of a PEP-CTERM domain at a protein's C-terminus predicts cleavage within the sorting domain, followed by covalent anchoring to some some component of the (usually Gram-negative) cell surface. Many PEP-CTERM proteins exhibit an unusual sequence composition that includes large numbers of potential glycosylation sites. Expression of one such protein has been shown restore the ability of a bacterium to form floc, a type of biofilm.): protein MVNLLTGITYNFGGNISNLFIDALQDGVRTNLVFIGGSQLTTPKETQSVPEPSTVVGLGLLGLGLLGSKKKSKV from the coding sequence GTGGTCAACCTCCTTACTGGCATTACTTATAATTTTGGTGGGAATATCTCAAATCTTTTTATAGATGCTTTACAAGATGGTGTAAGAACTAATTTGGTTTTCATTGGTGGTTCACAACTGACAACCCCGAAAGAGACTCAATCTGTACCTGAACCTAGCACAGTGGTAGGATTAGGATTATTGGGATTAGGTTTATTAGGAAGCAAGAAAAAGAGCAAAGTTTAA
- a CDS encoding adenylosuccinate synthase, which yields MANVIVIGAQWGDEGKGKITDLLSRSADVVVRPQGGVNAGHTIVVQGQTFKLHLIPSGILYPDTECIIGSGTVIDPKVLLQELAQLHTLKVSTKNLFISQTAHVTMPYHRLLDQASEERRGKRKIGTTGRGIGPTYADKSERTGIRVVDLMNPDELKEKLEWTINYKNAILEKLYNLAPLDPQSVIDEYLDYAEQLRPYVVDSSLKIYEAIIERKNILFEGAQGTLLDLDHGTYPYVTSSNPIAGGACVGAGVGPTVIDRVIGVAKAYTTRVGEGPFPTELHGEIGALLGDRGAEFGTTTGRPRRCGWFDGVIGRYAVRVNGLDCLAITKLDVLDELAEIKVCVAYELDGQICHHFPSNASQFARCNPIYETLPGWQQSTEDCRSLEDLPKEALNYLKFLAELMAVSIAIVSLGASRDQTIIVEDPIHGPKRALLDVNGDPLSVTTDE from the coding sequence TTGGCTAATGTAATTGTCATCGGCGCTCAGTGGGGCGACGAAGGAAAAGGAAAAATCACCGATTTATTGAGCCGTTCAGCGGATGTAGTGGTGCGACCCCAAGGGGGGGTAAATGCCGGCCATACCATCGTTGTTCAGGGACAAACCTTTAAATTGCACCTCATTCCATCAGGCATTCTCTATCCTGATACGGAATGTATTATTGGTTCAGGGACAGTTATTGATCCCAAAGTCCTACTCCAAGAATTGGCCCAACTCCACACCCTAAAAGTTTCTACCAAGAATCTCTTTATCTCCCAGACCGCCCATGTTACCATGCCCTATCATCGTCTCTTGGATCAAGCATCCGAAGAAAGACGGGGTAAACGAAAAATTGGGACAACGGGACGGGGAATTGGCCCAACTTATGCCGATAAATCAGAACGGACAGGCATTCGGGTCGTCGATTTAATGAACCCTGATGAACTCAAAGAAAAACTGGAATGGACAATTAACTATAAAAACGCTATTTTAGAAAAGCTTTATAACCTAGCACCCCTTGACCCTCAAAGCGTCATTGACGAATATCTAGATTATGCAGAACAATTACGGCCCTATGTGGTGGATAGTTCTCTGAAAATCTACGAAGCCATTATAGAACGTAAAAATATTCTATTTGAAGGGGCGCAAGGAACTCTATTAGACCTCGATCACGGAACCTATCCCTATGTTACCTCCTCAAATCCCATTGCGGGTGGGGCTTGTGTGGGGGCGGGTGTTGGCCCAACAGTGATTGATCGCGTGATTGGGGTGGCTAAGGCTTATACAACCCGTGTCGGTGAAGGGCCCTTTCCCACTGAATTACATGGGGAAATCGGCGCATTATTAGGCGATCGCGGGGCTGAATTTGGCACTACCACCGGCCGTCCACGACGTTGCGGGTGGTTTGATGGGGTGATTGGTCGCTATGCAGTGAGGGTCAATGGATTAGACTGTTTAGCCATTACCAAACTTGATGTCCTAGACGAGTTAGCAGAAATCAAAGTTTGTGTTGCTTACGAACTCGATGGCCAAATCTGTCATCATTTTCCCAGTAATGCCAGTCAATTTGCCCGTTGTAACCCCATTTATGAAACCTTACCAGGATGGCAACAATCGACGGAAGATTGCCGAAGCTTAGAAGACTTACCCAAGGAAGCCTTGAACTATCTCAAGTTTTTGGCCGAACTGATGGCAGTTTCCATTGCCATTGTTTCTTTGGGGGCCAGTCGTGATCAAACGATTATCGTTGAAGATCCGATTCATGGGCCTAAACGGGCCTTGCTTGATGTGAATGGTGATCCCCTTAGTGTCACCACTGATGAATAA
- the rplY gene encoding 50S ribosomal protein L25 — MSLTIECQKRPEGSKPNALRREGLIPATLYGHDGTESMQLMVNQKEAALMLRGVKVDETVIEVTIPDLSWNGNAVIKEIQAHPWKRNLLHLSFCYVAADA; from the coding sequence ATGTCTTTAACCATTGAATGTCAAAAAAGACCCGAAGGCAGCAAACCTAACGCCTTACGTCGTGAAGGCTTAATACCCGCCACCTTATATGGCCATGATGGCACAGAATCAATGCAGTTGATGGTCAATCAAAAAGAAGCGGCCCTGATGTTGAGGGGTGTGAAAGTCGATGAAACAGTGATTGAGGTGACAATTCCCGATCTTTCTTGGAATGGTAATGCTGTCATCAAAGAAATTCAAGCCCATCCCTGGAAACGCAATCTTTTACATCTGAGTTTCTGTTATGTGGCCGCTGATGCTTAG